In the Micromonospora narathiwatensis genome, one interval contains:
- a CDS encoding Hsp70 family protein, protein MSGQQDGFALGVDLGTSNTVAVLRWPDGRTRPLLVDGQPILPSGVYADDEGRLHVGRDALRLAQAAPDRYEPNPKRRVDEPDVALGDRRHIPAALLAAVLRAVGEAAVGAVGFLPPSVVTCPATWDTGRRQVLADALALAGWPSAAEHTMSGPIPPGTRLLREPVAAARYYTEVLRRPVPVGESVAVFDFGGGTLDVAIVRNEGADPWGDSGFTVVSCGGLDDLGGLDLDSALLALLAERIRATHPAEWARLAEPANTIQWRDRLRFAENVRGAKEMLSRSLVAPVAVPGIEATVPLSREELERVAAPLLRRAVAETRRVVAAAGLTPERLVGLFLVGGSSRIPLVARLLHAELGIAPTVLEQPELPVAEGALTDLPLRRSRPAAPPLPLAPGADPLASPAGQVGSGPAGTPEAGLAAPRPADRPAGTLPRAEGTPPPADAGGTPAGPAGTLPLGAGAPPPADPAQAPTEPASALPTATLPGSGPAATLPGLGPAGTLPAGVPAGTLPAGVPAGTLPAGVPAGSGPAAGPAHTANPASTAGSAHAAGPAHAEGSVGTDSPVLAADHGAGGQAYEAAGIPRQAGPWPGVPQAAPAGPWPGVPGSGMPGSPAAPARGGRRRRALWISLAAVAALAGVTTAAVLYLNRDPHPELDFRPLDKGIRVAAGAERPRDMFTAIAGDRAYLAYPRDDDRLSVIAVEAGRGRELWHTESGQPAGRWRGIVALPGAVALIEDASGRDTPRRIEVRDAGSGEPRWEYTAHGDDELFVGTEVLVLADRAGKQLVGLDLRNGTQQWSRADPTDEYGNSRTSVYPVTTDKGLAGPGFVDGAPRDPEVGPVRQLVQVSADRSVRLIDVTSGKDVLRPQTNVAGPDDLVAAHEDRLYVVDDKLLLGYDLGTLAKPSVLYRFPDDRHRAKALVPCGKHRACLLEVQNSDKKTATVVAATEGKDPRRWSVPGMEQLVPVGERVLAARTYPEPAVTLFGPDGERVLDDEDGVAVRVDAGNLLVFADRLNSGEDNRSVAGVGTSSGDVVPLGELKGVRGESCSWNTEVIVCGAAKDFVIYHFTAG, encoded by the coding sequence ATGTCAGGCCAGCAGGACGGTTTCGCCCTCGGCGTCGATCTCGGCACCTCGAACACGGTGGCGGTGCTGCGCTGGCCGGACGGGCGTACCCGACCGTTGCTCGTTGACGGGCAGCCGATCCTCCCCTCCGGGGTGTACGCCGACGACGAGGGGCGCCTGCACGTCGGGCGGGACGCCCTTCGGCTGGCCCAGGCCGCCCCCGACCGGTACGAGCCGAACCCGAAGCGCCGGGTCGACGAGCCGGACGTGGCGCTCGGCGACCGGCGGCACATCCCGGCGGCGCTGCTGGCCGCGGTCCTGCGCGCGGTCGGCGAGGCGGCGGTGGGCGCGGTGGGATTCCTTCCGCCCTCGGTGGTCACCTGCCCGGCGACGTGGGACACCGGGCGCCGCCAGGTGCTCGCCGACGCGCTCGCGCTGGCCGGCTGGCCGTCGGCGGCCGAGCACACCATGTCCGGCCCCATTCCGCCGGGGACGCGGCTGCTGCGCGAACCGGTGGCCGCCGCGCGCTACTACACCGAGGTGCTGCGCCGGCCGGTGCCGGTCGGTGAGTCCGTGGCGGTCTTCGACTTCGGCGGCGGGACGCTCGACGTCGCGATCGTCCGTAACGAAGGCGCCGACCCGTGGGGCGACTCCGGCTTCACCGTCGTCTCCTGTGGTGGCCTGGACGACCTGGGCGGGCTCGACCTCGACAGCGCCCTGCTGGCGCTGCTCGCCGAGCGGATCAGGGCCACTCATCCGGCCGAGTGGGCGCGGCTGGCCGAGCCGGCGAACACCATCCAGTGGCGGGACCGGCTCCGGTTCGCCGAGAACGTACGGGGCGCGAAGGAGATGCTGTCCCGCAGCCTGGTGGCGCCGGTGGCCGTGCCCGGGATCGAGGCGACCGTACCGCTGAGCCGGGAGGAACTGGAACGGGTGGCGGCGCCGCTGCTGCGCCGGGCGGTCGCCGAGACGCGACGGGTGGTCGCCGCCGCCGGGCTGACGCCGGAGCGGCTGGTCGGGCTGTTCCTGGTCGGCGGGTCGTCCCGGATTCCGCTCGTGGCGCGGCTGCTCCACGCCGAGCTCGGGATCGCGCCCACCGTGCTGGAACAGCCGGAACTGCCGGTCGCCGAGGGTGCGCTCACCGACCTGCCGCTGCGGCGGAGCCGTCCCGCCGCGCCCCCGCTGCCACTGGCCCCGGGCGCCGATCCCCTCGCCTCGCCCGCCGGGCAGGTCGGGTCCGGGCCGGCGGGCACGCCGGAAGCGGGCCTCGCGGCTCCCCGGCCCGCTGACCGCCCAGCCGGCACGCTGCCACGCGCCGAGGGAACCCCACCGCCCGCCGACGCGGGCGGCACCCCGGCCGGGCCCGCCGGCACACTGCCGCTCGGCGCGGGGGCACCGCCGCCCGCCGACCCGGCCCAGGCCCCGACCGAACCCGCCAGCGCCCTACCCACCGCCACCCTGCCCGGCTCCGGACCGGCCGCCACCCTGCCCGGCCTCGGACCGGCCGGCACCCTGCCCGCCGGCGTCCCGGCCGGCACCCTGCCCGCCGGCGTCCCGGCCGGCACCCTGCCTGCCGGCGTCCCGGCCGGCTCCGGACCGGCGGCAGGCCCGGCGCACACGGCAAACCCGGCAAGCACGGCAGGCTCCGCACACGCGGCGGGTCCGGCGCACGCGGAGGGCTCGGTGGGGACGGACAGTCCCGTGCTCGCAGCCGACCACGGCGCAGGCGGCCAGGCCTACGAGGCCGCCGGGATCCCACGGCAGGCGGGGCCGTGGCCAGGCGTACCGCAGGCGGCGCCGGCGGGGCCGTGGCCGGGCGTACCCGGGTCGGGGATGCCGGGGTCGCCGGCCGCGCCGGCTCGCGGCGGCCGGCGGCGACGGGCGCTGTGGATCTCGCTCGCCGCGGTGGCGGCCCTCGCGGGGGTGACCACGGCGGCGGTCCTCTACCTGAATCGTGACCCACATCCGGAGCTGGACTTCCGGCCGCTCGACAAGGGAATCCGGGTGGCGGCGGGCGCGGAGCGGCCGCGTGACATGTTCACCGCGATCGCTGGCGACCGGGCCTACCTGGCCTACCCGCGCGACGACGATCGGCTGTCGGTGATCGCCGTGGAGGCGGGCAGGGGCCGGGAGCTGTGGCACACGGAGAGCGGCCAGCCCGCCGGCCGTTGGCGCGGGATCGTCGCGCTGCCCGGCGCGGTGGCGCTCATCGAGGACGCGTCGGGCCGCGACACGCCCCGACGGATCGAGGTGCGCGACGCCGGCTCGGGCGAACCGCGGTGGGAGTACACCGCGCACGGGGACGACGAGCTCTTCGTCGGCACCGAGGTGCTGGTCCTCGCCGATCGGGCCGGCAAACAGCTGGTCGGCCTCGACCTGCGCAACGGTACGCAACAGTGGTCCCGCGCCGACCCGACCGACGAGTACGGCAACTCGCGGACCAGCGTGTACCCGGTGACCACCGACAAGGGTCTCGCCGGACCGGGATTCGTCGACGGCGCGCCACGCGACCCGGAGGTGGGTCCGGTCCGGCAGCTCGTCCAGGTCAGCGCCGACCGCTCGGTCCGGCTGATCGACGTCACCTCCGGAAAGGACGTGCTGCGTCCGCAGACCAACGTGGCCGGGCCGGACGACCTGGTCGCCGCCCACGAGGACCGGCTCTACGTGGTGGACGACAAGCTGCTGCTCGGGTACGACCTGGGCACCCTGGCGAAGCCGAGCGTGCTCTACCGGTTCCCGGACGACCGGCACCGGGCCAAGGCGCTGGTGCCCTGTGGCAAGCACCGGGCCTGCCTGCTGGAGGTGCAGAACTCCGACAAGAAGACCGCGACGGTGGTGGCCGCGACCGAGGGGAAGGACCCACGACGCTGGTCGGTGCCGGGCATGGAGCAGCTGGTGCCGGTCGGCGAGCGGGTGCTGGCCGCCCGGACGTACCCGGAACCGGCGGTGACCCTGTTCGGGCCGGACGGTGAGCGGGTGCTCGACGACGAGGACGGGGTGGCCGTCCGGGTCGACGCCGGCAACCTGCTGGTCTTCGCCGACCGGCTGAACAGCGGTGAGGACAACCGGAGCGTGGCCGGCGTGGGCACGAGCTCCGGCGACGTGGTCCCGCTGGGCGAGCTGAAGGGCGTACGCGGCGAGTCGTGTTCGTGGAACACCGAGGTGATCGTCTGCGGGGCGGCCAAGGACTTCGTGATCTACCACTTCACCGCCGGCTGA
- a CDS encoding GNAT family N-acetyltransferase: protein MTDALVPRVEDFDEISALLALAFHGSPEPELREVQRAVFEPDRALLVRDGGTAVAHAGAYTRELTVPGAAVPAAHVTMVGVAPTHRRRGLLTGLMRRQLREVRDAGREPVAVLWASEGRIYPRFGYGLAAQHLTLSCDTTELRLPEPAAAEGPLRLDRPAAHQAELARLYDRVRADRPGWSSRDERWWAYVLADVKTLRDGATERRVLLHEGPTGLDGYALYRTKAEWGRGGPCGEVRVDEVVAADPGAYVALWRLLLSIDLTRRLSFGAAAVDEPLLRLVNEPRQLGAHLDDALWVRLVDVPAALAARRYAVDVDMVVEVTDELLPENAGRWRLAGGPSGATCGATTAPAQLACDVRALGELYLGGAGLGALAAAGRVRELVPGTLAAAGPAFGWHRAPAPMEVF from the coding sequence ATGACCGACGCGCTGGTACCCCGGGTGGAGGACTTCGACGAGATCTCGGCGCTGCTGGCGCTCGCCTTCCACGGCAGCCCCGAGCCGGAGCTGCGGGAGGTCCAGCGCGCCGTCTTCGAGCCGGACCGGGCGCTGCTGGTCCGGGACGGCGGGACCGCCGTGGCGCACGCCGGCGCGTACACCCGCGAGCTGACCGTACCGGGGGCCGCCGTGCCCGCCGCGCACGTGACGATGGTCGGGGTCGCCCCCACCCACCGCCGCCGGGGCCTGCTCACCGGGCTGATGCGCCGGCAGCTCCGCGAGGTCCGCGACGCCGGCCGGGAGCCGGTCGCGGTGCTCTGGGCCAGCGAGGGCCGGATCTACCCCCGCTTCGGCTACGGCCTGGCCGCACAACACCTCACCCTGTCCTGCGACACCACCGAGCTGCGGCTGCCGGAACCGGCCGCCGCCGAGGGCCCGCTCCGCCTGGACCGTCCGGCCGCGCACCAGGCCGAGCTGGCTCGGCTGTACGACCGGGTCCGCGCCGACCGCCCCGGCTGGTCCAGCCGCGACGAGCGCTGGTGGGCGTACGTGCTCGCCGACGTCAAGACCCTGCGGGACGGCGCGACCGAACGCCGGGTGCTGCTGCACGAGGGACCCACCGGCCTCGACGGGTACGCGCTCTACCGGACGAAGGCGGAGTGGGGCCGGGGCGGCCCGTGCGGCGAGGTCCGGGTCGACGAGGTGGTCGCCGCCGACCCGGGCGCGTACGTGGCGCTGTGGCGGCTGCTGCTGTCGATCGACCTGACCCGGCGGCTGTCGTTCGGTGCCGCCGCCGTGGACGAGCCGCTGCTGCGGCTGGTGAACGAGCCGCGGCAGCTCGGCGCCCACCTCGACGACGCCCTCTGGGTACGCCTCGTCGACGTCCCGGCCGCCTTGGCCGCCCGACGGTACGCCGTCGACGTCGACATGGTCGTCGAGGTCACCGACGAACTGTTGCCGGAGAACGCCGGCCGGTGGCGGCTCGCCGGTGGGCCGTCCGGTGCCACGTGCGGCGCCACCACGGCACCGGCCCAGCTCGCCTGCGACGTACGCGCCCTCGGCGAGCTCTACCTGGGCGGGGCCGGGCTGGGGGCGCTCGCCGCCGCGGGCCGGGTCCGGGAGCTCGTACCGGGGACGCTGGCGGCGGCCGGCCCGGCCTTCGGCTGGCACCGTGCCCCGGCCCCGATGGAGGTCTTCTGA
- a CDS encoding ribose-5-phosphate isomerase: MRVYLGSDHAGFELKGHLVNHLAKQGYEVVDVGPHAYDPDDDYPAFCLHTGDRVVNDPGSLGVVIGGSGNGEQIAANKIAGVRAALAWNIDTAQLSREHNDANVVAIGARQHTLDEATALVEAFLTTPFSGNPRHARRIGQLATYEQHRELPDLPA; this comes from the coding sequence ATGCGCGTCTACCTGGGATCTGACCACGCCGGTTTCGAACTGAAGGGGCACCTCGTCAACCACCTGGCCAAGCAGGGGTACGAGGTGGTCGACGTCGGCCCGCACGCCTACGACCCGGACGATGACTACCCGGCGTTCTGCCTGCACACCGGCGACCGGGTGGTCAACGACCCGGGCAGCCTCGGGGTGGTCATCGGCGGCTCCGGCAACGGCGAGCAGATCGCCGCTAACAAGATCGCCGGCGTACGGGCGGCGCTCGCCTGGAACATCGACACCGCCCAGCTTTCCCGGGAGCACAACGACGCCAACGTCGTCGCCATCGGCGCCCGCCAGCACACCCTGGACGAGGCGACCGCCCTGGTCGAGGCGTTCCTGACCACGCCCTTCTCGGGCAACCCCCGGCACGCCCGCCGGATCGGTCAGCTGGCCACGTACGAGCAGCACCGCGAGCTGCCCGACCTGCCCGCCTGA
- a CDS encoding DUF1015 family protein produces the protein MTVVHPIARAWITTGGTGAQNYDEFADDAEITAIVEANPHSALGIEMPHRAPDSLGKNFLDALPDAAARLAEAKADGSYTPAEQVVVLYRISAPGEETGYGLFAMVDTDQISTRADEPGLVIRNEDVFIAKVRERVALAEALGHLLSPVLLLQTGRGDELHTALAAATEAAGAPAATDIDQAGRTHAIWLLGPGPAQDELTALAGGGELVVADGNHRSLAAQTGKFPRFLSVITTPASVAIQPYNRLVSELTTTPAELLDRLRAAGAQVTPVEGPVEVPAAGGTVHLYLAGQAYAVTLPHADGGRLENLDHALVERLLLRDALGLDPGDKRITYVGGDYPASWLTGEVDAGRAELAILVAPVTVDDFVAVNLAREKMPRKSTWFTPKARAGLVVAELPR, from the coding sequence ATGACGGTCGTGCATCCGATCGCCCGGGCCTGGATCACCACTGGCGGCACCGGCGCGCAGAACTACGACGAGTTCGCCGACGACGCGGAGATCACCGCCATCGTCGAGGCGAATCCGCACAGTGCCCTGGGCATCGAGATGCCCCACCGGGCACCGGACAGCCTCGGGAAAAACTTCCTCGACGCCCTGCCCGACGCGGCGGCGCGGCTCGCCGAGGCCAAGGCGGACGGCAGCTACACGCCGGCCGAGCAGGTCGTGGTGCTCTACCGGATCAGCGCGCCGGGGGAGGAGACCGGCTACGGGCTCTTCGCCATGGTCGACACCGACCAGATCTCCACCCGGGCCGACGAGCCCGGCCTGGTGATCCGCAACGAGGACGTCTTCATCGCCAAGGTGCGGGAGCGGGTCGCCCTGGCCGAGGCGCTGGGTCACCTGCTCTCACCCGTACTGCTGCTCCAGACCGGGCGGGGCGACGAGCTGCACACCGCGCTCGCGGCGGCGACCGAGGCGGCCGGCGCGCCCGCCGCGACCGACATCGACCAGGCCGGTCGGACGCACGCCATCTGGCTGCTCGGCCCCGGCCCGGCGCAGGACGAGCTGACCGCCCTCGCGGGCGGCGGCGAGCTGGTGGTCGCGGACGGCAACCACCGCAGCCTGGCCGCGCAGACCGGGAAGTTCCCCCGCTTCCTCTCGGTGATCACCACGCCCGCCTCGGTCGCCATCCAGCCCTACAACCGGCTGGTCAGCGAGCTGACCACCACCCCGGCGGAGCTGCTCGACCGGCTGCGCGCCGCCGGCGCGCAGGTCACCCCCGTCGAGGGCCCGGTCGAGGTCCCGGCGGCCGGCGGCACCGTCCACCTCTACCTCGCCGGCCAGGCGTACGCGGTCACCCTGCCGCACGCCGACGGCGGCCGGCTGGAGAACCTGGACCACGCCCTGGTCGAGCGGCTGCTGCTGCGTGACGCGCTCGGCCTCGACCCGGGGGACAAGCGGATCACCTACGTGGGCGGCGACTACCCGGCGAGCTGGCTCACCGGCGAGGTCGACGCCGGGCGGGCCGAGCTGGCGATCCTCGTCGCCCCGGTGACCGTCGACGACTTCGTCGCGGTCAACCTGGCCCGGGAGAAGATGCCGCGCAAGAGCACCTGGTTCACCCCGAAGGCGCGGGCCGGCCTGGTCGTGGCCGAGCTGCCCCGGTGA
- a CDS encoding mycothiol-dependent nitroreductase Rv2466c family protein produces the protein MWFDPLCPWAWITSRWLLEVEQVRELDINFHVMSLSVLNEGRDLPPEYQDLMKKGWGPVRVCIAVEQAHGAETLAKLYTALGTRIHLGKEPLTRETLVGALTEVGLDPVLADAAESTAYDEALRASHEAGMRPVGTDVGTPVIHAPGPYGDKVAFFGPVITPAPKGEAAGKLWDGVLLVAGTPGFYELKRTRELGPIFD, from the coding sequence ATGTGGTTCGACCCCCTCTGCCCCTGGGCGTGGATCACCTCCCGTTGGCTGCTGGAGGTCGAGCAGGTCCGGGAACTGGACATCAACTTCCACGTGATGAGCCTGTCCGTGCTCAACGAGGGCCGCGACCTGCCCCCGGAATACCAGGACCTGATGAAGAAGGGCTGGGGCCCCGTACGGGTCTGCATCGCGGTCGAGCAGGCGCACGGCGCGGAGACGCTCGCGAAGCTCTACACGGCCCTGGGCACCCGGATCCACCTCGGCAAGGAGCCGCTGACCCGGGAGACGCTGGTCGGTGCGCTGACCGAGGTCGGGCTGGACCCGGTGCTCGCCGACGCGGCCGAGTCCACCGCGTACGACGAGGCGCTGCGGGCCAGCCACGAGGCCGGTATGCGGCCGGTCGGCACCGACGTCGGCACCCCGGTGATCCACGCCCCCGGCCCGTACGGCGACAAGGTCGCCTTCTTCGGCCCGGTGATCACCCCGGCACCGAAGGGCGAGGCCGCCGGCAAGCTGTGGGACGGCGTCCTGCTGGTCGCCGGCACCCCCGGCTTCTACGAGCTGAAGCGCACCCGCGAACTGGGCCCCATCTTCGACTGA
- the pepN gene encoding aminopeptidase N — protein MRNLTQVEATERARLLDVTGYDISLDLSTAVQATGRTFRSVTEVRFRCAEPGATTFIEAAADSVRSATLNGTPIDVSGWSAEKGLSLPDLAAENVLVVEADFAYSNSGQGLHRTVDPVDGETYLYSQFETADAQKVFACFDQPDLKSVYTWHATVPDHWRVISNMPVEREEPAGEALKTVHFVGSARMSTYITALCAGPYHEVRDSHDGIDLGVFCRASMAQYLDSDDLFLITKQGFDFFHEQFGVRYPLPKYDQLWVPDFNAGAMENFGCVTHAESHYIFRSQVTDFEYEQRANTILHELAHMWFGDLVTMRWWNDLWLNESFAEWASHWCNTHATRFTEAWTTFLSIRKNWGYRQDQLSSTHPVYCEMPDLEAVEVNFDGITYAKGASVLKQLVAYVGEEPFLAGLRAYFAKHAWGNATFDDLLTELETASGRELRKFAAQWLETAQVNTLRPEVTIGADGTYERVVVRQEAPAGHPTLRTHRIGVGLYDLTDGRLVRRELVEVDVTGEATELSALYGTPAADVLLLNDDDLTYAKLRLDERSMSAVVQHIAGFESSLARALCWTAAWDMTRDAELSARDYVALVLAGLPAETDINLVTATLRQATTALTFYADPAWAPTGWAELARTARTALAAAEPGSGFQLAWARAYASAARSDEDLATLRGWLEGVEVTAGLTVDTELRWTVLQSLVANGAAGAAEVDAELAKDRTASGEREAAYAHALVSTAENKAAVWAQLTGPEALPNWRNRALLQGFTHPAQVELVAPYREKYFATVDQVWASRDSEPAQEFAQLAYPAYLVDDDTVAATDGWLARDGHPAPLRRLVAEGRDGVVRALKARARDARSA, from the coding sequence GTGCGCAACCTGACTCAGGTCGAGGCCACCGAGCGGGCCCGCCTGCTCGACGTGACCGGGTACGACATCAGCCTTGACCTGTCGACCGCCGTGCAGGCCACGGGCCGTACGTTCCGCTCGGTGACCGAGGTCCGGTTCCGCTGCGCCGAGCCCGGGGCGACCACCTTCATAGAGGCGGCGGCGGACTCGGTGCGCTCCGCGACGCTCAACGGGACGCCGATCGACGTCTCCGGCTGGTCGGCCGAGAAGGGCCTGTCCCTGCCCGACCTGGCGGCCGAGAACGTCCTCGTGGTGGAGGCGGACTTCGCGTACTCGAACAGCGGGCAGGGGCTGCACCGCACGGTGGACCCGGTCGACGGCGAGACCTACCTCTACAGCCAGTTCGAGACCGCCGACGCGCAGAAGGTCTTCGCCTGTTTCGACCAGCCGGACCTGAAGAGCGTCTACACCTGGCACGCGACCGTCCCCGACCACTGGCGAGTGATCTCCAACATGCCGGTGGAGCGGGAGGAGCCGGCCGGCGAGGCGCTCAAGACGGTCCACTTCGTCGGGTCGGCGCGGATGAGCACCTACATCACCGCGCTCTGCGCCGGCCCGTACCACGAGGTGCGGGACAGCCACGACGGCATCGACCTGGGGGTGTTCTGCCGGGCCTCGATGGCGCAGTACCTCGACTCGGACGACCTGTTCCTGATCACCAAGCAGGGTTTCGACTTCTTCCACGAGCAGTTCGGCGTCCGCTACCCGCTGCCCAAGTACGACCAGCTCTGGGTGCCGGACTTCAACGCCGGCGCGATGGAGAACTTCGGCTGCGTCACGCACGCCGAGTCGCACTACATCTTCCGGTCGCAGGTCACCGACTTCGAGTACGAGCAGCGCGCCAACACGATCCTGCACGAGCTGGCGCACATGTGGTTCGGTGACCTGGTCACCATGCGCTGGTGGAACGACCTGTGGCTGAACGAGTCGTTCGCCGAGTGGGCGAGCCACTGGTGCAACACCCACGCCACCCGGTTCACCGAGGCGTGGACGACCTTCCTGTCCATCCGGAAGAACTGGGGCTACCGGCAGGACCAGCTCTCCTCCACCCACCCGGTCTACTGCGAGATGCCGGACCTGGAGGCCGTCGAGGTCAACTTCGACGGCATCACCTACGCCAAGGGCGCCAGCGTGCTCAAGCAGCTCGTCGCTTACGTGGGCGAGGAGCCGTTCCTGGCCGGCCTGCGGGCATACTTCGCCAAGCACGCCTGGGGCAACGCCACCTTCGACGACCTGCTCACCGAGCTGGAGACGGCCTCCGGCCGGGAGCTGCGCAAGTTCGCCGCCCAGTGGCTGGAGACCGCGCAGGTCAACACGCTGCGCCCCGAGGTCACCATCGGCGCCGACGGCACGTACGAGCGGGTGGTGGTCCGCCAGGAGGCGCCGGCCGGGCACCCGACGCTGCGTACCCACCGGATCGGGGTGGGCCTCTACGACCTGACCGACGGCCGGCTGGTCCGCCGGGAGCTGGTCGAGGTGGACGTGACCGGTGAGGCGACCGAGCTGTCCGCGCTGTACGGCACGCCCGCCGCCGACGTGCTGCTGCTCAACGACGACGACCTCACGTACGCCAAGCTGCGGCTGGACGAGCGGTCCATGTCGGCCGTGGTGCAGCACATCGCCGGCTTCGAGTCGTCGCTGGCACGGGCGCTGTGCTGGACCGCGGCCTGGGACATGACCCGGGACGCCGAGCTGTCCGCCCGGGACTACGTGGCGCTGGTGCTGGCCGGGCTGCCCGCGGAGACGGACATCAACCTGGTCACCGCGACCCTGCGCCAGGCGACCACCGCGCTCACCTTCTACGCCGACCCGGCGTGGGCGCCGACGGGCTGGGCCGAGCTGGCCCGTACCGCCCGGACGGCCCTGGCCGCCGCCGAGCCGGGCAGCGGCTTCCAGCTCGCCTGGGCCCGGGCGTACGCCTCCGCGGCCCGCTCCGACGAGGACCTGGCGACGCTGCGCGGCTGGCTGGAAGGCGTCGAGGTGACGGCCGGGCTGACCGTGGACACCGAGCTGCGCTGGACGGTGCTCCAGTCGCTGGTGGCCAACGGCGCGGCCGGGGCCGCCGAGGTGGACGCCGAACTCGCCAAGGACCGCACCGCCAGCGGCGAGCGGGAGGCCGCGTACGCGCACGCCCTGGTGTCGACGGCGGAGAACAAGGCGGCGGTGTGGGCGCAGCTCACCGGCCCGGAGGCCCTGCCGAACTGGCGTAACCGGGCGCTGCTGCAGGGCTTCACGCACCCGGCCCAGGTCGAGCTGGTGGCGCCGTACCGGGAGAAGTACTTCGCCACGGTGGACCAGGTCTGGGCGAGCCGGGACAGCGAGCCGGCGCAGGAGTTCGCGCAGCTCGCCTACCCGGCGTACCTCGTGGACGACGACACGGTGGCGGCCACCGACGGGTGGCTGGCGCGGGACGGCCACCCGGCCCCGCTGCGCCGGCTGGTGGCCGAGGGTCGCGACGGGGTGGTCCGCGCGCTGAAGGCCCGCGCCCGGGACGCTCGCAGCGCCTGA
- a CDS encoding DUF5130 family protein: protein MTVGETHAVTEAGTPPQVLDGPFSTRQLLRIDEALRLADQGTGLVFSVYVGGLGGLDEPIREHAERLHRQLAEPDKSVLIAVSPNQRQLEIVTGRYARKRIPDTYAKLAALSMVASFGGGDLAGGIIQGLDQLASHAGKG, encoded by the coding sequence GTGACCGTTGGTGAGACGCACGCCGTGACCGAGGCGGGCACCCCGCCCCAGGTGCTGGACGGGCCCTTCTCGACCCGTCAGCTGCTCCGCATCGACGAGGCGCTCCGCCTGGCCGACCAGGGCACCGGGCTGGTCTTCTCGGTCTACGTGGGCGGCTTGGGCGGCCTCGACGAGCCGATCCGGGAGCACGCCGAGCGGCTGCACCGGCAGCTCGCCGAGCCGGACAAGTCCGTGCTGATCGCGGTGTCGCCCAACCAGCGGCAGCTGGAGATCGTCACCGGCCGGTACGCCCGCAAGCGCATTCCGGACACGTACGCCAAGCTCGCCGCGCTCTCCATGGTGGCCTCCTTCGGCGGTGGCGACCTGGCCGGCGGCATCATCCAGGGCCTCGACCAGCTCGCCAGCCACGCCGGCAAGGGCTGA
- the ctaJ gene encoding aa3-type cytochrome oxidase subunit CtaJ: MSVTETLLVFVGIPAAAVLVIAGLAAVGGGGGGGGAKRYRPGRAFDFTPVWFLGRPEQLADSAGTALAAGAQAPALTSRKQELAGREAPAAGTGGASDRW; the protein is encoded by the coding sequence TTGTCTGTTACCGAGACGTTGCTGGTCTTCGTCGGCATCCCGGCGGCTGCGGTGCTGGTGATCGCCGGGCTGGCAGCCGTCGGCGGCGGTGGCGGCGGTGGTGGTGCCAAGCGCTACCGGCCGGGCCGGGCCTTCGACTTCACTCCGGTCTGGTTCCTGGGCCGTCCGGAGCAGCTGGCCGACTCGGCCGGCACCGCGCTGGCCGCCGGGGCGCAGGCGCCGGCGCTGACCAGCCGCAAGCAGGAACTGGCCGGCCGCGAGGCGCCGGCCGCTGGCACCGGAGGCGCAAGTGACCGTTGGTGA